The following proteins are co-located in the Synechococcus sp. PROS-U-1 genome:
- a CDS encoding putative 2OG-Fe(II) oxygenase: MDVLDLFPRSILRGTLPDPLLQQLIALSESILANPDSSPDASAKLAGQLRQQRELRPEQPGVQDLSNNHLLPACDRWIRHVMDRQPPQGRGPWVPGRYRLQMIDLWLNCQTAGDYNPTHTHGGSFSGVIFLKVPPQINANSFDGQLCFHGPEDWHLQSFRTGMAHYVLPIPGEFYVFPAWQPHSVMPFRGDGERWSLAFNAVAAPGVAPTAMQQPTHQQQPLGNVSLSSQRPSAKGF, encoded by the coding sequence GTGGACGTTCTCGATCTGTTTCCCCGCTCCATCCTGCGGGGCACCCTGCCGGATCCTCTGCTCCAGCAGCTGATTGCATTGAGCGAGAGCATTCTCGCCAATCCAGATTCAAGCCCCGATGCATCGGCGAAGCTGGCGGGTCAACTGCGTCAGCAACGGGAACTACGGCCTGAGCAACCCGGAGTGCAGGACCTCAGCAACAACCACCTGCTGCCTGCCTGTGATCGCTGGATCCGCCATGTGATGGACCGCCAGCCCCCCCAAGGTCGCGGCCCCTGGGTTCCCGGTCGCTACCGGTTGCAGATGATTGACCTCTGGCTCAATTGCCAGACAGCAGGGGACTACAACCCCACTCACACCCATGGAGGCAGCTTTTCCGGGGTGATCTTTTTGAAGGTGCCACCCCAGATCAATGCCAACAGTTTTGACGGCCAACTCTGCTTCCACGGCCCGGAGGATTGGCACCTGCAATCGTTCCGCACCGGTATGGCGCACTACGTGCTGCCCATCCCCGGTGAGTTCTATGTCTTCCCAGCCTGGCAACCCCATTCAGTGATGCCCTTCCGCGGTGATGGGGAACGCTGGTCGCTCGCCTTCAATGCCGTGGCAGCGCCCGGTGTTGCACCAACTGCAATGCAGCAGCCCACCCACCAGCAGCAACCGCTTGGCAACGTCTCCCTCTCGAGTCAGCGCCCCAGCGCCAAGGGGTTCTGA
- a CDS encoding Fur family transcriptional regulator yields MTGSSAPAATDATLQQGLHQDGRRLTPQRKRVLELFERCGSGCHLSAEEVHQQLAALDMKVSLATVYRTLRLLADMGLLQELELSEGGRRFELAVEDHRQHHHVVCIRCGRTEEFESESVLAAGAAAAEHVGFKLIESSLNVRAICPKCQG; encoded by the coding sequence GTGACAGGGTCCTCCGCGCCTGCCGCAACAGACGCAACGCTGCAGCAGGGACTGCATCAGGACGGGCGTCGACTCACCCCGCAACGCAAACGCGTTCTAGAGCTGTTCGAACGCTGTGGCTCCGGATGCCACCTCAGTGCCGAAGAGGTGCACCAACAACTTGCGGCACTCGACATGAAGGTGTCCCTGGCAACGGTGTATCGCACCCTGCGCCTCCTGGCCGATATGGGATTGCTCCAGGAACTGGAACTCAGTGAAGGGGGACGTCGCTTCGAACTCGCCGTTGAAGATCACCGTCAACATCACCATGTTGTGTGCATCCGCTGCGGTCGAACAGAAGAATTTGAAAGTGAATCCGTGCTAGCAGCGGGAGCTGCTGCCGCAGAACATGTTGGCTTTAAGTTGATTGAATCCAGCCTGAATGTGCGCGCGATCTGCCCCAAGTGCCAGGGATAA
- the arsS gene encoding arsenosugar biosynthesis radical SAM (seleno)protein ArsS (Some members of this family are selenoproteins.) has translation MAVVERVFPPLKRGQLTTLQVNLGYRCNQSCAHCHVNAGPTRIEMMAADLLALIPQILERHSISCLDLTGGAPELHPGFRDLVRQARSRGTAVIDRCNLTILSEPGQEDLAEFLAEQGVCITASLPCYSAENVDRQRGDGVFKRSIHGLRQLNALGYGTGDPNLQLDLVYNPLGPVLPPPQQALEADYKTALAELGIRFDRLLTLANMPIQRFARQLELNGELQSYQALLEEAHNPDNLESVMCRQLISVDWQGHLYDCDFNQQLGLPCSGEVRHLRDLMRLSNVPEDQSIRTAQHCFGCTAGAGSSCGGALQG, from the coding sequence GTGGCTGTCGTTGAAAGGGTTTTCCCGCCACTGAAGCGCGGACAGCTCACAACGTTGCAGGTCAATCTCGGGTACCGCTGCAACCAAAGCTGCGCCCATTGCCATGTCAATGCAGGCCCGACCCGCATCGAGATGATGGCTGCGGATCTTTTGGCCTTGATTCCTCAGATCCTTGAACGGCATTCAATCTCCTGCCTCGATCTCACGGGGGGAGCACCGGAGTTGCACCCGGGCTTTCGTGATTTGGTGCGGCAGGCACGATCACGCGGAACCGCGGTGATTGATCGCTGCAATCTCACAATCCTCAGTGAACCCGGCCAGGAAGACCTGGCCGAATTCCTGGCGGAGCAGGGGGTTTGCATCACGGCCTCCTTGCCCTGCTACAGCGCTGAAAATGTTGATCGGCAGAGGGGTGATGGCGTGTTTAAACGCAGCATCCATGGGCTGCGGCAGCTCAATGCCCTCGGCTATGGAACGGGCGATCCCAACCTGCAGCTTGATCTCGTTTACAACCCCCTGGGGCCGGTTTTGCCTCCCCCCCAGCAAGCCTTGGAGGCTGATTACAAGACCGCACTGGCTGAGTTGGGGATTCGATTTGATCGTCTACTGACGCTGGCCAACATGCCCATCCAGCGTTTCGCCAGACAATTGGAACTCAACGGCGAACTGCAGTCATATCAAGCCCTTCTGGAGGAAGCGCACAACCCCGACAATCTGGAGTCTGTGATGTGCCGCCAGCTGATCAGTGTGGACTGGCAAGGCCATCTGTATGACTGTGATTTCAACCAGCAGCTCGGACTTCCCTGTTCCGGGGAGGTCCGTCACCTTCGCGATCTGATGCGCCTCTCAAATGTTCCGGAGGATCAGTCCATCCGGACGGCTCAGCATTGTTTCGGCTGTACCGCTGGCGCAGGGTCAAGTTGTGGTGGAGCACTTCAGGGCTGA
- a CDS encoding Rieske 2Fe-2S domain-containing protein — translation MHPTWTEQWWPISYLQDLDSKTPSRFTLLERDLVIWWDAAHNSWRVFPDVCPHRLVPLSEGRINDDGLLECPYHGWSFDGNGQCQGVPQALDNTQPNNRRSRCASLPTATGQGLLFVWMGAPDAADPAQLPLVPALDDNPDSWTVQDTFRDLPMDAVTLLENVLDVSHVPFTHHKTVGKRENAAPVEAKITREDTDGFDAFWEEGPRRGKLGAQSTCFKAPQLMWHDLTAKGFGRILTVVYAVPIRRGECRLFARFPFQFQSALPRVLIGLRPRWLQHIGNHKVLEDDQVFLHWQERVVEKAGGSPAVERSFFMPTSADVYVAALHRWLNTNGGEPFAGQALPPRQTTTELMDRYLSHTIHCRSCSTALTRIRAVRPWAWALLWGSAVLVGIGQATTWSNVGLVTAALSGLGLRQLNRWEQGLTIGNGLAPRNG, via the coding sequence ATGCATCCCACCTGGACCGAACAGTGGTGGCCCATCAGCTACCTGCAAGACCTCGACTCCAAAACGCCGAGTCGGTTCACCTTGTTGGAACGGGATCTGGTGATCTGGTGGGATGCCGCCCACAACAGCTGGCGGGTGTTCCCCGATGTCTGCCCCCACCGTCTGGTGCCGCTCAGCGAAGGGCGGATCAATGACGACGGGCTACTCGAATGCCCTTACCACGGCTGGAGTTTCGATGGCAACGGCCAGTGCCAGGGCGTGCCGCAGGCGCTCGATAACACCCAGCCCAACAACCGGCGCTCCCGGTGCGCCAGCTTGCCGACAGCCACGGGGCAAGGACTGCTGTTCGTCTGGATGGGTGCCCCCGATGCCGCTGACCCCGCTCAACTGCCCCTGGTGCCGGCATTGGATGACAACCCAGACAGCTGGACGGTGCAGGACACCTTTCGGGATCTGCCGATGGATGCCGTCACCCTGCTGGAAAACGTGCTCGACGTCAGTCACGTTCCCTTCACCCACCACAAAACCGTTGGCAAGCGGGAGAACGCAGCCCCTGTTGAAGCCAAAATCACCCGGGAAGACACTGATGGCTTTGACGCGTTCTGGGAGGAGGGACCGCGCCGGGGCAAGCTCGGCGCCCAGTCCACCTGCTTTAAAGCCCCCCAGTTGATGTGGCACGACCTCACCGCCAAGGGCTTCGGCCGCATCCTCACGGTGGTGTACGCGGTCCCAATCCGCCGGGGCGAGTGCCGTCTCTTTGCCCGCTTCCCCTTCCAGTTCCAGTCAGCACTGCCCCGCGTCCTGATCGGATTGCGCCCACGCTGGCTGCAGCACATTGGTAACCACAAGGTGCTGGAGGACGATCAGGTATTCCTGCATTGGCAGGAAAGAGTTGTCGAAAAGGCGGGTGGCAGCCCGGCCGTGGAACGCAGCTTTTTCATGCCCACGTCAGCAGACGTCTACGTGGCCGCCCTGCACCGCTGGTTGAACACCAACGGTGGCGAACCCTTTGCAGGGCAAGCGCTCCCGCCCAGGCAAACCACAACAGAGCTGATGGATCGATACCTCAGCCACACCATCCATTGCCGCAGTTGCTCAACAGCGCTGACGCGCATTCGTGCTGTCCGCCCATGGGCCTGGGCACTGCTCTGGGGATCTGCAGTTCTCGTGGGCATCGGACAAGCCACCACCTGGAGCAACGTCGGCTTGGTGACGGCGGCTCTATCGGGCTTGGGGCTGCGACAGCTCAACCGATGGGAGCAAGGGCTCACCATCGGTAACGGCTTGGCTCCTCGCAACGGCTGA
- a CDS encoding TIGR02450 family Trp-rich protein has product MVWRPARAWTSQTPVAGYRHFELITQGGSGDQRWVELAAVLKPSHRERVLWSELKDPNRWSSGWQSIPEDHADSSTQ; this is encoded by the coding sequence ATGGTTTGGCGTCCTGCGCGGGCCTGGACCAGCCAGACCCCGGTTGCCGGTTATCGCCATTTCGAGTTGATCACGCAGGGTGGGAGCGGTGATCAGCGATGGGTCGAATTGGCCGCTGTGCTGAAGCCATCCCATCGGGAGCGGGTGCTCTGGAGCGAGCTCAAGGACCCAAACCGCTGGAGCAGCGGCTGGCAGTCCATTCCTGAGGACCATGCGGATTCTTCAACTCAGTGA
- a CDS encoding DUF3764 family protein, whose amino-acid sequence METHVLTFTITKSFAEWVATYDASLPLQKIAGITSLYRGVSKEDPTKVCAVMQASPGVMEQFIADNTDMIEASGHVIESTISQVFVAS is encoded by the coding sequence ATGGAAACCCACGTCCTCACCTTCACGATCACCAAGTCATTTGCTGAATGGGTCGCCACCTATGACGCATCTCTGCCGCTTCAGAAAATCGCTGGTATCACTTCTCTCTACCGGGGAGTTAGTAAGGAGGACCCCACCAAGGTCTGCGCCGTGATGCAAGCCTCTCCCGGTGTGATGGAGCAATTCATCGCCGACAACACCGACATGATCGAGGCTTCAGGGCATGTGATTGAGAGCACCATCAGTCAGGTGTTCGTCGCCAGCTGA
- a CDS encoding DUF3721 domain-containing protein, giving the protein MSSTGAMAEAHGQPKQAMFSTKAEAEAAAPGFGCSGAHQMGEMWMVCDKHGAADHHGAH; this is encoded by the coding sequence ATGTCTTCGACGGGAGCCATGGCTGAGGCGCATGGCCAACCCAAACAGGCGATGTTCAGCACCAAAGCTGAAGCAGAAGCGGCTGCCCCGGGATTTGGTTGTTCGGGTGCGCATCAGATGGGTGAGATGTGGATGGTCTGCGACAAGCACGGTGCGGCAGATCACCATGGAGCGCACTGA
- a CDS encoding glutathione S-transferase family protein yields the protein MTLTLYGGPRTRASMPRWYLEEKGIPYDLVELDLRGNQHREPDYLAINPFGKLPSLVDDSLTGADGQPLKLFESGAILLHLAECHAGEIQTAAQRSLVNQWLLFANATLAISLFVPSNREREFPRLMEELNRQLTTGRPLVGDHWGAADCAVTAYLAYLPIFFPQEDLSPYPAIQELIASTQQRPAYRKVMGMG from the coding sequence ATGACCCTCACCCTCTACGGCGGACCGCGCACCCGAGCCTCGATGCCTCGCTGGTATCTGGAGGAGAAGGGAATCCCCTACGACCTAGTGGAGTTGGATCTGCGCGGCAACCAGCATCGTGAGCCTGACTATCTGGCCATCAATCCCTTCGGCAAGCTTCCATCCTTGGTGGACGACAGCCTCACCGGTGCGGATGGACAGCCGCTGAAATTATTCGAATCTGGTGCCATTTTGCTGCACTTGGCGGAGTGCCATGCCGGCGAAATTCAAACCGCGGCTCAACGCTCCCTTGTTAACCAATGGCTCCTTTTCGCTAATGCCACCCTGGCGATTTCCTTGTTTGTTCCCAGCAACCGCGAACGGGAATTCCCTCGCTTGATGGAGGAACTCAACCGGCAGCTCACGACAGGCCGTCCGCTGGTGGGAGATCACTGGGGAGCTGCTGATTGTGCGGTCACTGCTTATCTCGCTTATCTGCCGATCTTTTTTCCGCAGGAGGACCTTTCACCCTATCCAGCGATCCAGGAGCTCATCGCATCTACCCAACAGCGTCCGGCTTACCGAAAGGTGATGGGCATGGGCTGA
- a CDS encoding metallophosphoesterase produces the protein MRILQLSDPHLVAADQGLVRGRAPLASFERALQVGCALDPDLVLVTGDLCQDESWGGYVRLRRALTRHVRGRVALLPGNHDHPLLLDAVLGRTWATAPADLVVRGVRLLLLSSHQVGSAGGELGSLQLQWLAQRLQCLERRDLPLLVALHHPPIAIGDAGMDAIRLRDQASLEVVLCPHLALRAVLFGHIHQHFQGFWQARPDVPLLGCPSTLCSFRAVQPCPVGRPDDPGGRLLDLAMDGALQHQVLRWGSP, from the coding sequence ATGCGGATTCTTCAACTCAGTGACCCACACCTGGTGGCGGCTGATCAGGGTCTGGTGCGGGGACGGGCGCCACTTGCATCCTTCGAGAGAGCCCTGCAGGTTGGCTGCGCGTTGGATCCTGATCTTGTTCTGGTCACGGGTGACCTTTGCCAGGACGAAAGCTGGGGTGGCTACGTCCGGCTGAGACGGGCGTTGACCCGACATGTGCGCGGCCGGGTCGCTCTGCTGCCTGGCAACCACGATCATCCGCTGCTGCTCGATGCGGTGCTGGGGAGGACGTGGGCAACTGCTCCTGCTGATCTGGTGGTGAGGGGTGTGCGGCTGCTGCTGTTGAGCAGCCATCAGGTTGGATCTGCCGGCGGTGAGCTCGGCTCGCTCCAGCTCCAGTGGCTGGCGCAGCGTCTCCAGTGTTTGGAGCGCCGTGATCTGCCTCTGCTGGTCGCTCTTCATCATCCACCGATCGCCATTGGTGATGCCGGCATGGACGCGATTCGCCTGCGCGATCAAGCCTCTCTTGAGGTGGTGTTGTGTCCCCATCTCGCCCTGCGGGCCGTTTTGTTTGGTCACATTCACCAGCATTTTCAGGGTTTCTGGCAGGCACGTCCGGATGTGCCACTCCTGGGTTGCCCCTCCACGCTCTGCAGTTTCAGGGCAGTGCAGCCTTGCCCGGTGGGTCGCCCCGATGATCCCGGTGGGAGGTTGCTCGATCTGGCAATGGATGGTGCTCTTCAGCACCAAGTGCTGCGCTGGGGTAGCCCCTGA
- a CDS encoding DOMON-like domain-containing protein: MARSAVMLRQACRLIPFEQSIPAGIRISAELVWKSEGWLELSYGVLGRATTGISGLQLPTGLNDGLQQGRRRDDLWTTTCFEAFLAAPGGQRYWEVNLAPNGDWAVYRFDRYRSGQNQQELSAPPTVRLQRGAHQLRLDARIPLDPWWTPGVCPDLALTAVIDRGQEGLSHWALSHGRKPDFHDRSTFLSV, translated from the coding sequence ATGGCACGTTCTGCTGTGATGCTGCGTCAGGCATGCCGCCTGATCCCCTTTGAACAATCCATTCCTGCGGGGATCCGGATCAGCGCTGAGCTCGTCTGGAAGAGTGAAGGATGGCTGGAACTCAGCTACGGGGTCCTGGGCAGAGCGACCACGGGCATCTCCGGACTCCAGCTACCCACTGGTTTGAACGATGGGCTTCAACAGGGACGGCGCAGGGATGATCTCTGGACCACCACATGCTTCGAGGCGTTTCTCGCCGCCCCTGGGGGGCAACGTTATTGGGAAGTGAACCTGGCTCCCAATGGGGATTGGGCCGTCTATCGCTTTGATCGTTACCGCAGCGGCCAGAACCAGCAAGAGCTCAGTGCGCCTCCAACGGTGCGGCTGCAACGCGGGGCGCATCAGCTCCGGCTCGACGCCCGGATTCCTCTGGACCCCTGGTGGACGCCTGGCGTCTGCCCAGACCTGGCACTAACGGCGGTGATCGACCGCGGTCAGGAGGGGCTGAGCCATTGGGCCCTCAGCCACGGCCGCAAACCGGACTTCCACGACCGCAGCACCTTTCTATCGGTCTGA
- a CDS encoding phosphotransferase enzyme family protein produces MTEALEAIADRFHPREGIKTIRSLGSGNVNETFLVTHEGQDGAFVMQRLNTSVFDRPDLVMQNLQALGEHMERRLASPPPQLKGRRWEVPRVVPCRREASPWIEQNGEFWRSITYIGAATTSDVIRDSVHAQEVGYGLGMFHHLISDLPTDQLADTLENFHVTPAYLQRFDAIATATHRMGPAERDACAFVEQRRQGVDVLEAALSRGELHHRPIHGDPKINNVMIDEASDQAIGLIDLDTVKPGLVHYDIGDCLRSCCNPAGEETLLLDDVRFDMKLCEAILTGYLSVAGGFLSDWDLHYLPHCIRLIPLELGLRFLTDHLEGDVYFRCDRPGHNLQRALVQFRLTEAVENQFNALEHLIKRLHLEHGASH; encoded by the coding sequence ATGACTGAGGCCCTGGAAGCCATCGCCGATCGCTTCCATCCTCGCGAAGGGATCAAAACCATCCGCTCCCTTGGCTCCGGCAACGTCAACGAAACCTTCCTTGTGACTCACGAAGGACAGGACGGTGCCTTTGTCATGCAACGCCTGAACACAAGCGTGTTCGATCGTCCCGACCTGGTGATGCAGAACCTGCAGGCCCTGGGTGAGCACATGGAACGCCGCCTCGCGTCTCCACCGCCACAACTGAAGGGACGCCGCTGGGAAGTGCCCAGAGTGGTTCCCTGTCGGAGAGAAGCCTCTCCCTGGATCGAACAGAACGGAGAGTTCTGGCGCTCCATCACTTACATCGGTGCAGCCACCACCAGTGATGTAATCCGGGACAGTGTCCACGCCCAGGAAGTGGGGTACGGGCTTGGGATGTTCCACCACCTGATCAGTGACCTGCCCACCGATCAACTGGCGGACACCCTGGAAAATTTCCACGTCACGCCGGCCTACCTCCAACGCTTCGATGCGATCGCCACGGCCACGCACCGCATGGGCCCTGCCGAACGCGACGCCTGCGCGTTTGTGGAGCAACGTCGGCAGGGCGTGGATGTTCTGGAAGCAGCTCTCTCCCGCGGCGAACTCCATCACCGTCCCATCCACGGGGACCCGAAGATCAACAACGTGATGATTGACGAGGCCAGCGACCAGGCCATCGGGCTGATTGATCTGGACACGGTCAAACCAGGCCTCGTTCACTACGACATCGGCGACTGCTTGCGCTCTTGCTGCAATCCAGCTGGCGAAGAAACTCTTTTACTGGACGATGTGCGCTTCGACATGAAGCTCTGTGAGGCGATTCTCACGGGCTATCTGTCGGTGGCCGGTGGGTTCCTCAGTGACTGGGACCTGCACTATCTGCCCCACTGCATCCGTCTGATCCCGCTGGAACTGGGGCTGCGGTTCCTGACGGATCATCTGGAGGGCGACGTCTATTTCCGCTGCGATCGGCCTGGGCACAATCTGCAGCGAGCCCTCGTGCAATTCCGGCTCACCGAAGCGGTGGAAAACCAGTTCAACGCTTTAGAACACCTGATCAAGCGCCTTCATCTCGAGCACGGCGCCAGCCACTGA
- a CDS encoding lytic transglycosylase domain-containing protein — MRSRNVLIVSALTATLLGGLLLKPKQPRAEAEALVAPTVVTAPVVLAPVPLPAQATQTKTRDGRHYPLVPTDTTELAALLAAVEQALRDPATPGDALPDLGHQQQVIYRVLSTDQPRAQHVINTLPARWRSVAERHLAARREFVRMSRGRGPSMLPAWQIIQPEPADKLLSYYRKAEAATGVEWEVLAAVNLVETGMGRIDGVSVANAQGPMQFLPTTWAEPGIGAGNIRNPHDAIQAAARYLVRRGGLQDIRRGLWGYNNSDYYGRAVLLYASLMREDPAAYTGLYHWEIHFNAAAGDLWLPVGYNQPQRIGVQEYLQTNPASRSPNR, encoded by the coding sequence ATGCGCAGCCGCAACGTGCTGATTGTCTCGGCTCTCACGGCAACCCTGCTGGGGGGGCTGTTGCTTAAACCGAAACAACCACGGGCCGAAGCCGAAGCATTAGTGGCCCCGACGGTGGTGACCGCTCCAGTGGTGCTAGCGCCGGTGCCACTTCCTGCCCAAGCGACCCAAACCAAAACACGAGACGGCAGGCACTACCCCCTTGTGCCAACCGACACAACCGAACTGGCAGCGCTGCTGGCAGCAGTTGAACAGGCATTACGGGATCCAGCCACACCGGGCGATGCACTACCCGATCTCGGGCATCAACAACAGGTGATCTACCGGGTCTTGTCCACGGACCAGCCCAGAGCCCAGCACGTCATCAACACACTGCCTGCCCGATGGCGCAGCGTGGCAGAACGGCACCTCGCAGCACGGCGCGAATTCGTGCGGATGAGCCGTGGCCGTGGACCGTCCATGCTCCCCGCCTGGCAGATCATTCAGCCCGAACCCGCGGACAAGCTGCTCAGCTATTACCGCAAGGCGGAAGCCGCGACAGGGGTCGAGTGGGAGGTGCTAGCTGCCGTGAACCTCGTGGAGACGGGCATGGGGCGCATCGATGGCGTTTCGGTGGCCAATGCCCAGGGACCCATGCAGTTCCTGCCCACCACCTGGGCGGAACCGGGGATTGGCGCCGGGAACATCCGCAACCCCCACGACGCCATCCAGGCTGCGGCGCGATATCTGGTGCGTCGGGGCGGACTTCAAGACATTCGCCGCGGCCTCTGGGGTTACAACAACAGCGATTACTACGGCCGCGCAGTGCTTCTGTATGCCTCGCTGATGAGGGAGGATCCCGCCGCCTACACCGGTTTGTATCACTGGGAAATCCACTTCAATGCTGCAGCCGGTGATCTTTGGTTGCCGGTGGGCTACAACCAGCCGCAGCGCATTGGTGTTCAGGAGTATCTGCAGACCAACCCTGCCAGCAGATCACCGAACCGGTGA
- the stpA gene encoding glucosylglycerol 3-phosphatase: MPRLTPDQLFEELSDVDDLLIVQDLDGVCMQLVKDPLTRRMDPNYVAAVAAMDGAFAVLTNGEHEGRRGVNRLVEKALGDNDLPKREGRYLPGLAAGGVQLQDRFGDLSHPGVSPAEMAFLAAAPGRMEALLMDRLPALLSDVGMEELAAVAKAAVLDTQVSPTINLNGIFALVPDDVTGQQALQTMLSDLMNQLLAEAADQGLEDSFFLHVAPNLGRDAQGHERIKPAASGDVGTTDIQFMLTGSIKEAGLLVLLNQHIQRRWGEAPFGDAFNVRTAPHAPDELLALVKDRIPAERMPLLVGVGDTVTSTASADGTGWLRGGSDRGFLNLLQDLGAWCGQPNRVVLVDSSHGEVDRPSHADGSLQGITDPEDPLRIDVLMPDGPEQYIAWFRQLSQHRAVAPVR; encoded by the coding sequence ATGCCACGACTGACTCCTGACCAGTTATTTGAAGAGCTATCCGATGTTGATGATCTTCTGATCGTGCAGGACCTCGATGGCGTCTGCATGCAGCTGGTGAAGGATCCCCTGACACGGCGTATGGATCCGAACTATGTGGCGGCTGTGGCCGCGATGGATGGTGCGTTCGCTGTGTTGACCAACGGTGAGCATGAAGGCCGTCGCGGCGTGAACCGTCTCGTGGAGAAGGCCCTGGGAGACAACGATCTCCCCAAGCGGGAGGGCCGTTACCTTCCGGGGCTGGCGGCTGGCGGGGTGCAGCTTCAGGATCGCTTTGGCGACCTCAGTCATCCCGGGGTGTCACCGGCGGAAATGGCCTTTCTGGCTGCAGCCCCCGGTCGGATGGAAGCCCTGCTGATGGACCGGCTGCCGGCACTGCTTTCTGATGTGGGAATGGAGGAGCTGGCTGCGGTTGCCAAAGCTGCGGTGTTGGACACCCAGGTCTCACCCACCATCAATCTCAATGGGATTTTTGCTCTTGTTCCTGACGATGTGACTGGTCAGCAGGCCCTGCAGACGATGCTGTCGGATCTGATGAATCAGTTGTTGGCGGAAGCTGCCGATCAGGGTTTGGAGGACTCCTTCTTTCTGCATGTCGCTCCCAACCTGGGCCGTGATGCGCAGGGCCATGAGCGGATCAAACCGGCTGCTTCCGGTGATGTCGGCACCACCGACATTCAGTTCATGCTCACCGGCTCGATCAAAGAGGCTGGCCTGCTGGTGCTGCTGAATCAGCACATCCAGCGCCGTTGGGGGGAAGCACCCTTTGGCGATGCCTTCAACGTGAGAACGGCTCCCCACGCCCCCGATGAGTTGTTGGCCTTGGTGAAGGACCGCATCCCCGCCGAGCGAATGCCGTTGTTGGTGGGTGTGGGCGACACCGTCACCTCCACGGCATCAGCTGATGGCACAGGGTGGCTGCGAGGCGGCAGCGATCGCGGTTTCCTCAACCTGTTGCAGGACCTCGGGGCTTGGTGTGGTCAACCCAATCGCGTTGTTCTCGTCGATAGCAGCCATGGCGAAGTGGATCGGCCCAGCCACGCCGATGGGAGCTTGCAAGGCATCACTGATCCGGAGGATCCCCTGCGCATTGATGTACTGATGCCCGACGGTCCGGAGCAGTACATCGCCTGGTTCCGCCAGCTTTCCCAGCATCGTGCTGTGGCTCCTGTGCGCTAA